TCCGGCGACTTCGACGACGCCCCGGTCGAACGCCAACGCCATTACCACCCGAACGCACCCCACCTGAGCGAGTGAGCACGCCGTGGCCACAGGTCCTTTTCTGACCTAGCGTCCGATGTGGCACTGGTTAAGCTGACTAGCGCCGAGCGAGCTGGGTGAGGTCGGCTTCACGGGCCGCCCCGCCGACGAGGGGGGCCGAGTCCGGCCGCTGGCGTAGCCCGTCGAGTGCGATCGGGAGGTAGCGTCGCCAGAGTTCGGGATCGGCGTCCGTCGACAGCCGCGCGAGCATGCTACCGATCACGGCCAGATCGAGGATCTCGACGTCAGGGCGCACGACCCCAGCTCTCCGAGCCCGGGCCAGGAGGTCACCGACGGCCGGCAGCATGCGCTCGCGGGCCTGGGCCAGCCTCCGACTGCCTCGCATCCCGTCACCGAGCACCTCCGCCAACCCGCGATCGCCTGCCTGCTCGGCGACCGACTGCTCCAGGAACCACCCCAGGGCCTGCCACGGCTCCTCGATCGCCGCGGCGCTCTCGGCCAGCGCGACCATCGCCTGGACCCGGTCCGCGAACAAGGCGTCGATCAGGTCGTCGCGCTGAGGGAAGCGGCGGTACACCGTCCCGACTCCCACGCCGGCGGCCCGTGCGACCTCGTCGAAGCCGGCCATCAGCCCCCGCTCGGCGAAGACCGTCTCGGCGGCCTCGACGATCAGCCGGCGGTTGCGTTCCGCGTCGGCTCGGAGCGGGCGCGAGTCACCGAGGTCCAGCTCAGGCTCTGACTGGTCGACCTCGACGACGGACTGCTTGGTCGACCGCGGCGGCATGCTGCGCAGCCTATCAAACGGAAACCATTCTCCACTTGTGTTAGCGTCACTCTAAGCGGAATGTTCTTTCCGTTTCGATGCCCTGCAGAAGGTACGCCGGGAACAAGCCCTCCCTCCGCCTGTGAAAGGAAGCACCATGTCCGAGCCCCAGCCGTCCACCACGAGCGTCGACCTCGCCGTCATCGGAGCCGGGATCGGCGGGCTGGCGACTGCTGTCGCCCTGCGTCACGCCGGCCTCGACCCCCACGTCTTCGAACGGACTCCCGTCCTCAGCGAGGTCGGTGGGGCGGTCGTCATCCGCGACCCGAGCGTGCGGCTGCTCGAGGAGTGGGGGCTGCAGGCCTTTCACGACGAAGCAGTACCGGTCGACGTCCTGGAGATGCGGGACGTCACCGGCCAGGTGGTCCGGACGTCACCGGCCGACTTGGCCGGCGACGGCCAGGCGTACTCCACGCACCGGCACGATGTTCACGACCTCCTCGCCGGCGCCGTCGGCTCTGACCGGATCCACCTCGGCGCCGCCGCGGAGTCGGTGGCGAACGAGCCCGACGGCGAGCACGCCACCATCACGTTCTCCGACGGTTCCCGGGTCACCGCCCGACTGGTCGTCGGAGCCGACGGGATCCGATCGGTGGCGCGCAGGGTCGTCGTCGACGACGCCCCGGTCTTCGACGGGATCATCGCTTTACGCGGTACGGCGCCCGCTTCCGCGCTTCCCGACGGCGCCGGAGCCGACCGCATCACCGTCTGGTCGGACGGCGCCCAGATGATTCTGGGGCTGCCCCTGCGCGGTGGAACCGAGATCGCGCTGGACACGATCGTCAGCCAGGACCTGCCCCCCGAGGACCTCTGGCACGCCGAGGTGTCCCGCGCGGACCTGCTGATGCGATTCAGCGACTTCGACCCCGGCCTACGTCACCTGATCGCGTCCGGATCACCCTCGGTGCGGGCCAACCCCGTGTACGACCGCGAGCCGATCACGCAGTGGGCCCGAGGACGCGTCGTCCTGGTCGGTGACGCGGCCCACCCGATGGCGCCCCGTCAGGGACAGGGCGCCAACCAGGCGATCCAGGACGCCGGCGCTCTGGCCACCGCGCTCGGAGAGTTCGGGCTCGACCGCTTGGAGCACGCCGTCGACGCCTACCACCAGGAGCGAGTCGCTACTGCGACCACCTTGCAGCGAGCCTCGCGGACCGCTCCCGAGTTCCGCGACGCCACGGCTTCTGAGCGCCCTGGCCTCCGGTAGCGAGCATGGACGGAGTACGGCCAGAGCTGTCAGAGCTCAGCCGGCACTGCACTGAGGACGGTCTGGCTGGGGGCGGTGCCGAACATGCGGCGGTACTCCCGGCTGAACTGTGAGGGGCTTGTGTAGCCGACCGAGAACCCGACCGCGGCGACTTCGTGGTCGCCGGTGAGGAGCCGCATGCGGGCTTCGTTGAGGCGTAGCTGCTTCTGGTACTCCAGCGGGGTCATCGAGGTGAGGGTGAGGAAGTGCCGGTGGAAGGAGGACGGGCTCATCGCAGCCGTTGCGGCGAGGTCGGCGACGCGCAGTGGCTGGTGATAATGGTCCCGGATCCAGCGGATCGCGCGGGTGAGGTGGACGAGCCGGCTGTCGGCGATGCCGATCTGACGGATGGTTGCCCCTTGCGGGCCGGTCAGCAGGCGCCAGAGGATCTCGCGTTCGAGGCCGGCGCCGAGTGCGGCCACGTCGGCGGGATGGTCAAGCAGTGCGAGCAACCGCGCGATCGCGTCCAGCAGCGACAGTGGCGCGTGACCGACGCCGAAGGCCGACGGCGAGAGCGCGGCGGAGGCGCCACCCGCACCGCCGGTGTCGAGCAGCAGCGACGCGATGCGGTCCGGGTTCAGCATGATGGCGACGGCCAGGAACGGCTCGTTCTCGTCGGCGGCGACGATGCTACCCACGACGGGCAGGTCGACGGAGGTGACGAGGTAGTCGCCGGCGCCGTACCGGTAGACCTCGCTGTTCAAGGTGGTGTGCTTGACACCGCCGGCCACCAAGGTCAAGGCGGGTTCCAGGACGTGACCGATCGGCTGGGTGGTTCGTGTCGTGCGCACGACCGAGACGCCCGGTAGCGCAGTGGCGGTGAGGCCGTCGCGCGCGTGCCGGGTGATGGCGTGCTTGATGTCGAGGAGCCGGTCCACGGTTTCCAGTCAAGCACGCGAGCATGCGATCACCGCGAGGTTGACAGGATCAGGCAAGCCTCGGGCAGGATCTTGCTAACGGTTCGGTCGTGGGCGGTGGTTCTGTGGAACCCAGAACCACCGCCGACGAAATGGACACAGCAATGCAGAAGCGCTTTCTGGGCACCAGTGGTCTCGAGGTCTCCGGACTCGGGCTCGGCACCATGAACATGACCGGTCCGTACGGGCCGCCGCAGGACCCGCGGGAGATGATCGCCCTCCTGCGGTCGGCGGTCGAGCGCGGCGTCACCTTCTTCGACACCGCCGAGAGCTACGGCCCGCTGGAGAACGAGAAGCTGCTCGGCGAGGCCTTCGAGAGCATCCGCGACGACGTCGTGATCGCCACGAAGTTCGGGTTCGAACTCGACCCGGCGTCCGGCGAGCGACTCGGTGCTCTGAACAGCCGCCCCGAGCACATCCGCGCGGCCACCGACGGCAGCCTGCGACGACTGCGGACGGACCACATCGACCTGCTGTACCAGCACCGCGTTGATCCTGAGGTGCCGATCGAGGAGGTCGCGGGAACCGTCAAGGAGCTGATCGCCGAGGGCAAGGTCAGGCATTTCGGTCTGTCGGAAGCAGGGGTGCAAACCATCCGGCGCGCTCACACGATCCAGCCCGTCACCGCACTGCAGAGCGAGTACTCGCTGTGGTATCGCGGGCCGGAAACCGACATCGTCCCCACCCTGGAGGAGCTCGGCATCGGATTCGTGCCCTTCTCACCGCTCGGCGCGGGCTTCCTCACCGGCAAGATCGATCTGACCACGGAACTGGACGCGACCGACTTCCGGAGCAGCGTCCCTCGCTTCGCCACCGAGTACCGGGCCGCCAATCTGGCCCTCGTCGAACTCGTCCGCGGCGTGGCGTCGCGCAAGGGCGCAACGCCGGCTCAGATCGCGCTGGGGTGGCTGCTGGCGCAGAAGCCCTGGATCGTACCGATCCCGGGGACGACGAAACTGCACCGGCTCGAGGAGAACCTCGGCGGAGCCGACATCGAGTTCTCCGCCGCTGAACTCGACGACATCGCCGGCGCGGCCTCGAAGCTGCAACTGATCGGCGACCGGATGCCGAAGAGCTTTCTCGAGACCACGGAGGGGTAGGGACCTGCACGGCCTGCGCTGGATCCGGCGCAGGCGAGAGTCGTTCGAGGTCAGCTGAGCAGCGCGAACAACGTGGCCGGGAGGATCGAGAAGACGACGGCGACCGCGGTGCAGGCGGTGATGACGGTGACTGCTGTGTTCTCGATGTTGACCGAGAACGGGGGGTCGTCCGGGGTCCGGAAGAGTTCGGCGATCCAGCGGAGGTAGACGGCCAGGCCGATCATCACGTTGACGGCCATGACGATGGCCAGCCAGAGGAAGTTGGAGTCGATGACGGACTGGAAGGCCGCGAGCTTGGTGAAGAGGCCGGCCAGGCCTGGGGGAAGGCCGGCGAGGACGACCAGGAAGAAGACGAGGGCGGCGGCCAGGCCTGGTTCGGAGCGGAGCATGCCTTGGTAGTCGGTGAGCAGGCCGCCGGGGCGGTGACGCTGGACTACGGCGACCGCACCGAACGCGCCAAGAGTGACGACCACGTACGCCGCCAGGTAGGCGACGACCGCCTGCGCGTCACCGACGGCGAGGGGAGCTAGCAGGAAGCCGACCTGGCCGATCGACGACCAGGCGAGCAGGCGGACCGCGAAGCGCTGGCGGAGGGCGGCGACGTTGCCGACGGTCATCGTGACGGCGGCGAGGATCGCCAGGGTCAGCCGGAGGTCGACGCCGCTGGGGGCGATGCCGTAGATGACCAGCACCAGGAGGCCGGCGACGCCGGCCGACTTGGAGACGACGGCGAGGAAGGCGGCGACCTCGACGGGCGCACCGGCGTACGTGTCGGGCAGCCAGCCGTGGAACGGGACGGCCGCGATCTTGAAGGCGAACCCGACCACGATGAACAGGACCGCGACGAAGGCAACCCGGCGCAACGACGAGTCGAGCCCAGGAACGCGAGCGGCGAGCGTCTGCAGATAGAGGGTCCCGGTCACGCCGTACAGGTACGAGATGCCGAACAGCATCACCGCGGTCGACAGGACCGAGACGAAGAAGGCCTTCAGCGCGCCCTCGGAACCACGGCGGTCCCGCCGCAGTGCGACCATCGCGAAGCTGGGCAGCGAGACGACCTCGAGCGCGATCACCATCGTCGCGAGGTCGCGCGCACCGGCGAGCACGGTCGCGCCGACCAGCGCGCTGAGCAGGAGGAAGTGGTACTCCCCCACCGGGATGTCGCGATCAAGCAGCTGGTACGCCGAAAGCCAGACGACCCCAAGCCCACCGAGCAACAACACCGCCCAGAGCCCGGCGGTCAGCGGCTCGAAGACCAGGCTGCACTCGGCCGGGCCTTCGACCGCCGTACGGCAGAAGCCGGGGCGGAACTCGTTCTGCTGGGTGAGCACGAACCCCAGCCCGAACAGGATCACCCCGCTGCTCACCAGCGAAACGCTCAGATGCCGCCACCGCGAGGAGCCGGCACCCCAGAAGCTGTCGATCATCAGGACGGCGACGGCGCCGAGCGCGAGGACCAGCGGGACGATGACCGCCTGCCAGTCGGTCCAGGTCATCGTCATAGGAACGTCCAGTGATCGAGCAGCAGCCAGGGACAGAACCCGAGCACGACGGTCAGCACGACCAGCGGCGCCCAGGTGACGAGCTCGATCCGGCTCAGGTCGACGGCGAACGCGGTCGCCGGGTGCTCGGCCGGATCGCCTTGGCAGAGGTTGCGGATCAGGCGCAGGAAGTACGCCGCGGTCAGCACGGTCCCGAGTCCGGCGATCACCATCATCACCAGGTACGTCGTCCGCGGCAGCCCGTCAGCCGGTCGGAACGCACCCATCAGCGCGAGCATCTCGCCCCAGAACCCGGCCAGCCCGGGCAGCCCGAGCGAGGCCAGGCACGCGAACGTCAGCAGCGCGCTGATCCGCGGCAGCCGCGCGTACAGCGCCCGGCCGATCGTGCGCAGGTCGCTGGTGTCGTGCCGGTCCTTGATCGCACCGGCCAGGAAGAACAGCAGGCCGGTGATCACGCCGTGCGCGATGTTCGCGAACAGGGCGCCGGCGACGCCCTCGGGCGACATCGTCGCGATGCCGAGCCCGATGAAGCCCATGTGGCCGACCGACGAGTACGCGATCAGCCGCTTCACGTCGGTCTGCGCCAGGCAGGCCAGCGAGCCGGCGACGATCGCCATCGTGGAGAAGCCGGCCAGGTACGGCGCGATGGTCGCGGTCGCGTCGGGCAGGACGGGCAGCAGGATCCGGACCAGGCCGTAGCTGCCGAGCTTCAGCAGTACGCCGGCCAGCAGGACCGAGCCGACCGTCGGTGCCTTCGCGTGCGCGTCCGGGAGCCAGATGTGCAGCGGCCAGAGCGGCATCTTCACGGCCAGGCCGAGCGCGATCAGGATCGCCGCGGCCAGCGCCGTACCGTGCGCGCCGGTGACCGGGAACTGGCCGAGCAGCTCGAGGTCGAAGGTGCCGGAGTTGCGGTAGAGCAGCAGGAAGCCGACCAGCATGACGGCCGAGCCGAGCACCGTCATCAGCACGAACGTGGTCGCGGCGCGGCGGCGTCCGGCCGGGTCGTGGTGGTCGCCCCAGATATCGATGATGAGCCACATCGGGATCAGGACGACCTCGAAGAACAGGAAGAACAGGATCAGGTCGGCGGCCGCGAAGGTGCCGATCACGCCGGTCTCGATCACCAGCAGCAGCGCGATCAGGGAGCGGGTGCGGCCGATGCGTGGGGTGATGCGGAGGGAGTAGAGACAGCAGAGGAAGACCAGGAGCGCGGTGAGCATGATCAACGGCAGCGAGATGCTGTCGACCGCGAGGTGGAAGCGGACGTCGAGTGCGGGGATCCAGGTGAGGTCGGTCTCGGCAAAGGGCCGCAACTGGCCGACTACTTGAGGTGGACGTGGCGACTGCAAGTAGTTGATCCACAGGACGACCGAGCCGATCAGCACCAGGCCCGAGATCACCGAGCCGTACAGCGCCGCGATGCGGTCAGCGGTTGAGGACGGCAACGACCACAACGCCAGAGCCGCGAGCACCGGAAGCGCCAGGATGCTCAGCAGTACGCCGTTCACGCGCCGATCACCCCCGCCAGGATCGCCAGCGCGATCACGCCGCCGACCGCGAGCGTCAGGTAGGTCTGCACGTTCCCCGTCTGCAGCATCCGGAGCCCCTGCGACGCGAGCGTCCCCGCCCGCCCGATCCCGCGCACGTACCCACCGACCACGTCCCGGTCACCCAGTACCGCGAGCTTCGCGAACCACCGCACCGGCACGACCACAGCCTTCCCGTACGCCGCGTCGACGCCGAACTCCTGCTCCAGCACCACCGGCCGCGGATCGGCTCCGCGCTGCCACAGCGAGTACGCCGGAAGCGCGCCGATGACCGCCAGCGCGGTCGTCAGTCCGGCCACCGGCCAGCTCACGTGCACGCCGTCGGCGTACCCGAGCGCGATCGCGCCGACCGCCAGCAGCACCAACGGTCCGAGCATCAACCACGACCCGTCCCGCAGCTTCGAGGTGTCGGGATCCTCCACGTCGGCCATCGCGTCGTCGTCCTCGAACGCGCCGAGCGCACCGGCCAGCGCGGGCGTCCGGAAGAAGACCCACAGCCACAACCGCACGCAGTAGAAGGCCGTCATCGCGGCGGTCAGGCAGACCGACACGAGCACGACCCAGCCGATCGTCGACCCGTCGCGCGCGTGGTGCCAGGCGGCCTCGACCACCGAGTCCTTCGAGAAGAACCCGGCAAACCCCGGTACGCCGGCCAGCGCCGCGAGCCCGATCGTCATCGTCACGAAGGTCACCGGCATCGCCTTGCGCAGCACGCCGCGCCGCGTGTACCGCCGGAGTACGACGAACGCCGCGCTGCCGACCTGGTGCAGCAGCACGCCGGCGCAGAGGAACAGCAGCCCCTTGAACGCGGCGTGCGTGACCAGGTGGAAGAGCGCCGCGTGCCGGCCGTCCGCCGTACCGAGCGAGAGCGCGGCGAACATGATCGCGAGCTGGCTGACCGTCGACCAGGCCAGGACGCGCTTTACCTCGACCGCGGCCACCGCGCAGAGCGCCGCGAACAGCATCGTCACGCAGGCGACCACGGCCAGGATCTTGAGCGTCGTCTCCGCTGCGACGAACACGTCGTACAGGCGGGCGATCAGGAAGACACCGGCGGCGACCATCGTCGCCGCGTGGATCAGCGCGCTGACCGGGCTCGGACCGGGCATCGCGTCCGGGAGCCAGGTCTGCAGCGGAACCTGCGCGGACTTGCCGACCACGCCGACCAGCAGCAGCACGGTCCCAACCGTCAGCGCCGTCGGGGAGATGGAGCTGCCGCTGAGCTCGGAGATCCGGAAGGTGCCGGCGCCCAGGCCGAGCACGAAGATGCCGAACAGGAAGCCGACATCGCCCAGCCGGGTGACCAGGAACGCCTTCATCGCGCCGGCGCGGGCGTCGCGACGCTCCCAGTAGTGGCTGATCAGCAGGTACGAGCAGGCGCCCATCACCTCCCAGCCGATCAGCAGCAGGAACAGGCTGTCGGAGATCACCACGGTGACCATCGCGGCGGTGAAGAGCGTGACCAGCGCCGTGTACGACGCGACGCGGTCGTGCAGGTAGCTGATCGAGTAGACCTGGACGCAGGTCGAGACCACGCCCACGACGGCCAGCAGCAGCACGGTCAGGTCGTCGGTGCGGAGATCGAAGGTCCAGTACGCCGAACCGGCGCCGGTGCCGGGGAACGAGGTGACCTGCGGGTCCGCGCCGTACAGCAGGATCGCGCTGAGGATCACGAGCAGCGAGAAGCCGACGCCGAGCACGCGCCAGGTGGTCGCGATCACGGCCCGACCTCCTCGCGCAGGTCGCGCGCCGCGTCCGCGTCGACGTGCCCGTGGCCGCGGAACAGCAGCAGCACGATCGCCAGGCCGAGTCCGATCTCGGCCGCGGCGATGGTGATCACGAAGATCGCCAGGGTCTGCCCGGTGGCCAGGCCGTCGAGGCGCCAGGCGTCGAAGGCGACCAGGTTGAGGTTGACCGCGTTGAGCATCAGCTCGAACGACATCAGCACGGTGATCGCGTTGCGGCGCGCGAGCACGCCGTACACGCCGAGGCAGAACAGGACGACCGCCAGCAGCAGCGGGAGCACGAGTGGCATCAGTCCTCCTTCTTGCCCGCGCGCTGCGAGAGCACGATCGCGCCGATCAGCGCGGCCAGCAGGAGGACGGAGAGGACTTCGAACGGCAGCACCCAGGTGCGGAAGACGGCGTTCCCGATCGCTTCGGCCGATCCGTCGGGGACCGGCTTGACCTTCTCGTTGCCAAAAGCAACGACTACGCCGGCGCCGAGGAGCACCGCCAGGACGCCGGCGACGACCGCGGCGAAGGGACTGCGGTGCGTGGTCAGCGCGGGCAGCGGGTTGGTCGGGGCCTTGGTCAGCATCAGCGCGAAGAGCACCAGGACGACGATCGCGCCGACGTACACGAGGATCTGGACCAGGGCGACCAGCTCCGCGTGCAGCGCGCCGAAGCAGCCGGCGACGGCGCCGAGGGCGACCACGAGCCAGAGCGCGGCGTGCACGATCCGGCGCGAGGTAACGACCATGATGCTCGCGAACAGCGCCACCGCCCCCGCGATGGAGAACAGCGCTGTGGTCACTCGTCGCTCCCCGGCTCGATCACCGGCTCGACGACGCTCGGCCCGGGGTCGATCGGCTGCGGCGCGGGCACGGTCCACATCCAGTCCCGCAGCTTGTCCTTCTCGTGGGTCAGGTTGATCAGCTCGGTCTCGGCGTACTCGAACTCCGGCGACCAGAACAGCGCGTCGAACGGGCAGGCCTCGATGCAGATCCCGCAGTACATGCAGAGGCTGAAGTCGATCGCGAACCGGTCCAGCACGTTCCGGCTGCGCTCGCGGGCCTGCTCACCGACCGACGGCGCGGTCTCGGTGTGCGAGTCGATGTAGATGCACCAGCTCGGGCACTCGCGCGCGCAGAGCATGCAGGAGGTGCAGTTCTCCTCCATCAGCGCGATCACGCCCCGGCTGCGCGGCGGCAGCTCCGGCTGCACGTCGGGGTACTGCTCGGTGACGGCGCGGCGGGACAGCGTCTTCGCGGTGACCTTCAGACCGTCGATCAGACCCTTGCCGGGTAGCGCCACGCCTCCTCCTCCGTCCGTAGTTTCTGAACGCTGACACTGGGTGTGTCTCCCAATCCCCCGCCGTAGCGAGCAGGTGCCCGGTGCGGTAGCTCGGTGCGCGGGAGACAAGCGTGGCGATGCGAAGCATCGTGAGCTTGGCTCCCGTGTGCCGAGATGCCGTGCCGGGTGCCGCGCAGTAGGTGGGGGATTGGGAGACACACCCTAACCGGTCTCAGCCGGTTACGCCGCGAGCAGGCTCAGAGTTCGCGTTCGAGCCGGGCCGCGACCTGCCGGTACCGGCTCACCGGCACCAGGTGGACCCCTTCGAAGGCACCGCTGTCGCGGATCTTCAGGACCTGCTCGCAGGCCGCCTCGACCCCGGCGTCGCGGTCGCGTTCGACCGCCTCGACGAGCGCGTCCGGGATCGCCAGCTGCGGCAGGCCGGCCAGGTTCTGCGCCATCTTCGCGCTGGCCAGGACCATCACCCCGGCGTACACGGGGATGGTCAGGTCGACGCTCTCGCGCCAGCGGAGCAGCTCGTCGAGGTCGAAGCTGACCTGGACGTAGAGGAAGTCGGCCTCCTTCTTCCAGGTCGGGACCTTGCCGAGGCGGGCGGTCGCGCCGACCTGGAAGGGGCCGAGGCCCGGGAAGCTGGTCGCGCGGGTCTCCTCGAGCATCGTGCGGACGGTGAGCTGGCTGGTCCGGCCGCCCTCGTTCGGGTCGTCGCCGTGCACGAACAGGAACTGCTCGACCCCGTACGCCGCCGCCGTCAGCAGGTCGCGGCGCAGGCCGAGCAGGTTGCGGTCGCGGGAGTTGAGGCAGGCGATACCGCGGGCGCCCATCGCCTGGACCTCGTTCGCGACCGCGACGCTGGACACGGTCGCGCGCCCGATGTGGTTGTCGGGGATCAGGAAGCCGTCGGCGATCGGGCTCATCACGCCGATCTGGTGCCGGACCTTCTTCAGGTCCGGCCGGGTCGGCGGTTCCACCTCGCAGATCAGCTCCATGAGCGACGAGCCTAGGTGATCCCACCGTCAGGAACGCGGGCGGTGATCGGCAGGTTCGCCGACCACCGCCCGATCACGTCAGCGGTGCGCGACGTTGATGTACCCGACGTTGTCGTTGACGGCGCCGAGGTTCGACACCGGGAGCCAGTAGGACCGGACCGTCACGCCGTTCTGGTGGACGAACTTGCCCCAGTTGCAGTCGTTGTGCCCCTTCACGGCGCTCATCGTGTCGCCCCAGCTGAGCCAGCCCGTGTCCGGGTACAAGGAGTAGCCCGAGTAGTCGCACGGACCGGCCGAGCCGTAGACCGCGTAGTGGTGTCCTCCGAAGCCGCTGTGCTCGTAATACTCCACCAGCAGGGTGCTGGCGGCTGCCCCGAGCGCCTGGCGCGACCCAGCGCGCGCCGCCTGGGACTCAGCCGAGGCCAGGGCATCGGCCGCGGACCGGGTCGAGCAGGCCTTGCCCTGCACGGGGGACTTCCCGCCGGGCTCGGCCGCCTTGCCGACCAGTACGGCGCAGTGCTCCTGCGGCGCGGACTGTGCCGGGCTCGCCGACGAGGCGGGGACGACAGAGACGAGGGCCGCGATCGCGACGGCGCCGGCACTCAGTACACGCACGATGCCGGCCCTGCGTCGCCGGGGATGAGTCAAAGACATAGCTCAGCTTTCGTTGTCGAACGATGATCAGACCGTTCGACCGTAGGGACTCCGGCTGTCCACGACCTGTCCGTGACCTGTCTCTAGCCCTTGGTCAGCGCGGGTGCGTCGACCGCCCAGTACCAGTCGTTGTCGCCGTTCGTGAGCGACCAGGTGATGCGCACCGAGCGCGCACCGGCCGGGACCGGGACCGTCAGCCGCTCGGTCTTGGCGATCGTGTCGGCGGTGTACGTCAGCAGCGTCGAGGTCGCGCCGGTGTCGAAGGTGGCGGTCACGCGGGCCGTCTCGTTGCCGCTCTTCAGGTAGTGCGACGAGAAGCTGAGCGTCGCGTCCGAGGCCCCGGCGACGTCGTACGCCGGTGAGGTCAGCCGGCTGTTGAACAGCCCGCTGCGGGTCTTGTCCGACCACTCGTCGGAATCGGCGACGGCGAAGACACCGCGCGCCCGCACGTTGCCTTCACGCGACTGGTCGGGAGCGGCGCGGGTCCAGAAGTCGTCGGTCGTGAACGACCAGCCCTGCCACTCGCGGACGCCGCCGGTCCCGAGACCGGTGTTGTCGATGGTCCAGCCCGACGGTGTCGTGTGGGTCCAGCCGCGGACGTCGGCCGGTACGCCGGTCTCGTCGAGGCGGCCCTGCAGTTGGTTGACGAGCGAGTCGAAGGGATCTTGTGGCGTGGTCACCCGCCCGTCGAGATCCGGCGAGCTGACGCCGAACCGGTCGAGCGCGATCGCCGCGATGTCCACGTTCTTGGGTGCGATCGCCGGCGTACCGGTTCCTGCGCCCGGGCCCGTGCGGATCAGGAAGGACGACCGCTCGGCCGCCGAGCTTCCGCCGTGCCCTCCTCCCGGAGTGTGGCCGTGGTCGGCGGTGACCATCACCGTCCAGTCCTCCTGCGCGTACGTCGATCGCGCCTTCACCCCGGCGAGCACGGTAGCGACGTGCTGGTCGGTCTTCTCCAGGGCCGTGCGGTAGCAGGCGCCGTCGGCCCCGCAGCTGTGCCCGGCGATGTCGACGTCGCCGAAGTACACGAACGACGCGTCGGGCCCGGTGTTCTTCAGGTACGCCGAGGCGTCCGCCGCGATCCGCCGGTCGGCCTCGGCCCAGCCGAGCGCGTCACCGTCGTACGTGACCTTGCGCTGCACCTCGTCGGAGAAGATCGCCTGCCCGGCGCTGTTGGTGGTCAGCGGGGTCCAGTCGGCGATCGCGTACGTCGTCCGGCCGGCGCGGGCCAGGCGGGTGAGGAAGTCGGGGTAGCGGGTGAGCGCCGTACCGGTGCCCCA
The Kribbella italica DNA segment above includes these coding regions:
- a CDS encoding AraC family transcriptional regulator N-terminal domain-containing protein; protein product: MDRLLDIKHAITRHARDGLTATALPGVSVVRTTRTTQPIGHVLEPALTLVAGGVKHTTLNSEVYRYGAGDYLVTSVDLPVVGSIVAADENEPFLAVAIMLNPDRIASLLLDTGGAGGASAALSPSAFGVGHAPLSLLDAIARLLALLDHPADVAALGAGLEREILWRLLTGPQGATIRQIGIADSRLVHLTRAIRWIRDHYHQPLRVADLAATAAMSPSSFHRHFLTLTSMTPLEYQKQLRLNEARMRLLTGDHEVAAVGFSVGYTSPSQFSREYRRMFGTAPSQTVLSAVPAEL
- a CDS encoding TetR/AcrR family transcriptional regulator: MPPRSTKQSVVEVDQSEPELDLGDSRPLRADAERNRRLIVEAAETVFAERGLMAGFDEVARAAGVGVGTVYRRFPQRDDLIDALFADRVQAMVALAESAAAIEEPWQALGWFLEQSVAEQAGDRGLAEVLGDGMRGSRRLAQARERMLPAVGDLLARARRAGVVRPDVEILDLAVIGSMLARLSTDADPELWRRYLPIALDGLRQRPDSAPLVGGAAREADLTQLARR
- a CDS encoding aldo/keto reductase translates to MQKRFLGTSGLEVSGLGLGTMNMTGPYGPPQDPREMIALLRSAVERGVTFFDTAESYGPLENEKLLGEAFESIRDDVVIATKFGFELDPASGERLGALNSRPEHIRAATDGSLRRLRTDHIDLLYQHRVDPEVPIEEVAGTVKELIAEGKVRHFGLSEAGVQTIRRAHTIQPVTALQSEYSLWYRGPETDIVPTLEELGIGFVPFSPLGAGFLTGKIDLTTELDATDFRSSVPRFATEYRAANLALVELVRGVASRKGATPAQIALGWLLAQKPWIVPIPGTTKLHRLEENLGGADIEFSAAELDDIAGAASKLQLIGDRMPKSFLETTEG
- a CDS encoding FAD-dependent oxidoreductase, producing the protein MSEPQPSTTSVDLAVIGAGIGGLATAVALRHAGLDPHVFERTPVLSEVGGAVVIRDPSVRLLEEWGLQAFHDEAVPVDVLEMRDVTGQVVRTSPADLAGDGQAYSTHRHDVHDLLAGAVGSDRIHLGAAAESVANEPDGEHATITFSDGSRVTARLVVGADGIRSVARRVVVDDAPVFDGIIALRGTAPASALPDGAGADRITVWSDGAQMILGLPLRGGTEIALDTIVSQDLPPEDLWHAEVSRADLLMRFSDFDPGLRHLIASGSPSVRANPVYDREPITQWARGRVVLVGDAAHPMAPRQGQGANQAIQDAGALATALGEFGLDRLEHAVDAYHQERVATATTLQRASRTAPEFRDATASERPGLR
- a CDS encoding NADH-quinone oxidoreductase subunit N: MTMTWTDWQAVIVPLVLALGAVAVLMIDSFWGAGSSRWRHLSVSLVSSGVILFGLGFVLTQQNEFRPGFCRTAVEGPAECSLVFEPLTAGLWAVLLLGGLGVVWLSAYQLLDRDIPVGEYHFLLLSALVGATVLAGARDLATMVIALEVVSLPSFAMVALRRDRRGSEGALKAFFVSVLSTAVMLFGISYLYGVTGTLYLQTLAARVPGLDSSLRRVAFVAVLFIVVGFAFKIAAVPFHGWLPDTYAGAPVEVAAFLAVVSKSAGVAGLLVLVIYGIAPSGVDLRLTLAILAAVTMTVGNVAALRQRFAVRLLAWSSIGQVGFLLAPLAVGDAQAVVAYLAAYVVVTLGAFGAVAVVQRHRPGGLLTDYQGMLRSEPGLAAALVFFLVVLAGLPPGLAGLFTKLAAFQSVIDSNFLWLAIVMAVNVMIGLAVYLRWIAELFRTPDDPPFSVNIENTAVTVITACTAVAVVFSILPATLFALLS
- a CDS encoding NADH-quinone oxidoreductase subunit M, translated to MNGVLLSILALPVLAALALWSLPSSTADRIAALYGSVISGLVLIGSVVLWINYLQSPRPPQVVGQLRPFAETDLTWIPALDVRFHLAVDSISLPLIMLTALLVFLCCLYSLRITPRIGRTRSLIALLLVIETGVIGTFAAADLILFFLFFEVVLIPMWLIIDIWGDHHDPAGRRRAATTFVLMTVLGSAVMLVGFLLLYRNSGTFDLELLGQFPVTGAHGTALAAAILIALGLAVKMPLWPLHIWLPDAHAKAPTVGSVLLAGVLLKLGSYGLVRILLPVLPDATATIAPYLAGFSTMAIVAGSLACLAQTDVKRLIAYSSVGHMGFIGLGIATMSPEGVAGALFANIAHGVITGLLFFLAGAIKDRHDTSDLRTIGRALYARLPRISALLTFACLASLGLPGLAGFWGEMLALMGAFRPADGLPRTTYLVMMVIAGLGTVLTAAYFLRLIRNLCQGDPAEHPATAFAVDLSRIELVTWAPLVVLTVVLGFCPWLLLDHWTFL